The genomic segment ACCTAATGATCTGTCATCTCTTCCCCatcaagtaaaaagaaaaaaaaagaaccagGAAACATGGTCCATTCTCTTAGTGTTATTTCGAATCCAATAGCACTGAAACAACCGTGCTAGTCAGAGGGCCATCCCATTTGTTCTCACATGCAAAAGCATATTGGGTTTCTTAAATCTTAAAACTCTAGTCAATTTACAGCTTACAGTATGAAGCATCATCATACGATATTATGATTAGGTCGCAGGTAGGATTATGGCTTAGGCATGGGATCATGGTAATGTTTTTCAGGTTTGAAATTCCACCTTccaaaagaagaagagttTTGCCGAGAGGAATTTTTTGCCTACTGAAAAGCTGTCAAAGGGGGAGAAGGCGATTGTTCAACTCAAAAACGTGCAATAAACCCATGTGGGGACATGAAAGCAATAACTTTTCCACTAATGGCAAGATATGAACAAGATGCTTCTGAAACGGTCCCTTGGTTGGTAGGATGTCACTCAGAGGCagcaatcaattttttttcaaaactagaCCAAGAGGTGAACATATTTTTTCTCTCTGGGTATCATTCTACATTCCATGGCATTCCTGGTCCACCTGCTGCCTTCTTGTCCTTCTGTTGAATTCGTGATTTGCAGGCTCAAATATTATACCATTCTTTGATTAATCTACCATATTTGGAATTGGAGGCATGGAAAAAGGAGTCAAATACTCAAACCCGATTGATATTTATTGAGAGTGGCAGAATCGGCACTGCTGATTAATTTGAGAAGGAAGTGGTGCAGCCAAAGCTCATGCGGGGTAGAAGCTCTAATGAAGCCAACGAAGATAGCTTGGAAAGTTTTTGCTAGATCAGCTTTAGCTTGGAAAGCTTTTGCTAGATCAGCTCATATGCCATTCGAAACCAAACATCCTCTTTGGAGTGATTATAACTAGTGGTTGAGTAGTTGGTAACTGAAACCTGCAGACATTCTTCGAAAATCGAAACTCAAATAACATACGTGTCACTCAGGGTGTTCTGCTTGCAATGGGAAACCACCATTTCCAAAGAGAGGAAAAcagggaaaaaaagaaatgctaGCATTAGGATTTTGCTGTAGTGTAGAACTTGAGCTGCAAAACTGTcgtttttcattcatttctttCCCAGTGCAAAAGTATTCAAGACACCAGAGATTTACAGAGTCATTCAAGAAACAAAACTCTAAGAACATGGAAACCCACTACCCAAGAGATGACACATTGATCAACAGTCATCTTCTATTCTACTATAATCTTTTCTCTCTATACCCACCAAAGGAAAAGACAACTAggaacttaaaaaaaataaaacggACAACACCACTAACCAGCAAACTCCCCAGACACTACCCAAGAGGCAAAAATCCATAAAACAGTAAAAGACAAAGCCTTTTTTTCTCGAAATGGCAGAATCCTTTTCACTTCAAACCTTTCCCTGGTGCAGAAATTGCAAGACCTGGCCAACCAAAGCAATCCCCATCAGCTAACCCTCCGCCACCTTCAACATCGTTCGTTGTTTGCCATGTATTGCACCCAGTAGTTCCACCTATGACACCACCAGGTCCACCACTGCCCCCACCACTGAAACCTCCAAGATAACCATTTCCAGGATATCCCCAGACCCCATCAAACCCTGAACCAGCTCCAAACCCGTATCCACCAAGTGATAAGTACCCTTCTCCCTGAGAGTTCAAGAATGAAGTGAAGCTTCCATTCACAGGAAGATCCACACTTTCATTCAAATTCACGTCAGCCAAACCCATTTCAGGTTTAACTCCAGGTCCAGGCATAACCGAGACAGGGTTGGCAGCAGCCATAGGCATAGACTCAACCTCATGCGTGACGCtcgatgaagaagaagaagttgcaaCGGAAGGAGAAGACCCGGAAGAACATCGAGAGCGCTTGGAGGCCTTGCGGGTCCCACCACCAACAGGAACGTTTCGGAGAGTTCCACCTTGAGTCCAGTAACGGCGGCACGACTTGCAGAAGTAGCGAGGCTGAGAGAGGTTGTAGTTGTTGTAGTAGCAGAACTTGGTGCTGGTCGAGTCACACCTCGGACATGGAAGTGGCTCAGTAAGCTTGGGTGGTGGGTGCGAACCAATGGTTCCTGGGACTCGAACCGGACGCCTGTCGCCGGAATCAGTAGGCATTTTTGTTAGAGACGAGGTGTCTGTGTGTGGGAA from the Theobroma cacao cultivar B97-61/B2 chromosome 8, Criollo_cocoa_genome_V2, whole genome shotgun sequence genome contains:
- the LOC18591281 gene encoding dof zinc finger protein DOF1.6; its protein translation is MPTDSGDRRPVRVPGTIGSHPPPKLTEPLPCPRCDSTSTKFCYYNNYNLSQPRYFCKSCRRYWTQGGTLRNVPVGGGTRKASKRSRCSSGSSPSVATSSSSSSVTHEVESMPMAAANPVSVMPGPGVKPEMGLADVNLNESVDLPVNGSFTSFLNSQGEGYLSLGGYGFGAGSGFDGVWGYPGNGYLGGFSGGGSGGPGGVIGGTTGCNTWQTTNDVEGGGGLADGDCFGWPGLAISAPGKGLK